The genomic region GGAATGATTGAAGTTGTAAATTCTCAGGATCCAGCCAATTATATACAGACAATAAATATAATTGGACAAATTGAAGGACATGGTGTTGCATCACCTCAAACTAAGAGCACTAAGTATGAACATGTTATACCTCAACTGATTGCAATGGAACAAAATCCAAACGTAAGAGGAGTTCTTATAACTTTAAATACTCTTGGAGGAGATGTTGAGGCTGGACTTGCTATAGCTGAAATGATAAATAGTTTAAGTATGCCTACAGTATCATTGGTTTTAGGTGGAAGTCATTCTATTGGAGTTCCGCTTGCAACTGCATCAGATTATGCATTTATAACGCCATCTGCAACGATGATATTACATCCTATTAGAATGAATGGTCTTATCATTGGTGTTCCACAAACTTTTGATTACTTTAAGAAGATGCAAGAGAGAATTAATGATTTTATTGTTAGGACAAGTAGTATTAAAAATGATATTTTAGATAAGTTATTACAACAAACTGGAGATTTATTAAATGATATGGGTACTATTTTGATTGGACAAGAGGCCGTTGATGTTGGATTGATTGAGGAAGTTGGAGGAATAACTGATGCACTTAAAAAGTTAAATTCCATGATTAAAGATAGAGAGAATGAAAAGGAAAATAAAGCTTCTGAAGAGAATAAAAAAGATAAGTAATTTATTATTGAAATAACTGTATATTTATGACAAAATATTCTGTACTAAATAGTTCTTTTCAATAAGGTATGTATAAATTTGAAATAAATTTTAAAGAGGTTTTGGGAAATATGAGCAAAATATCTAATGTAGACAAAAAGAAAGAAATTATAGGAGTTATATTAATTTTAATTGCATTATTGCTGTTAATAGGATTTTATAGTAACACAGATGCGTTTTTATTGGTTTTTATAAGAAATTTAGTTAATAATGGAATTGGCGTTGGAGGATATGTATTGCCTATTATAGTAGGATTTATTGGCATAGGACTTATAACAAAAAAAAAGATTAGCAATCTTAACAAAAAGTTTTATGCACTTATTAGTTTTTTGATAATGATATATCTTATTATAAGTTTAGTTACTTTGGATAAATTTAATGGTAAAACATATCTTTCTACTCTTCAAGCTGTTATGTCAAGTACATCTAATTTTCATGGTGGAGTTCTTGGTATTACTGTAATGCGTTTATTTAAATCATTTATTGGATTTGCTGGTAGTTTAGCTTTACTTATTACAATTCTTGTTATTAGTATAATACTTATATTTGATAAATCTTTATATGATATTGCACAAATTATCAAAAAAAAAATAAATAGGATTTCCAATAAAAGGGATGATATAAATTCTAAATCTAAGTTAGATAACTTAACAAATACGAAAAATAATGATATAAATTTTAACAAGAAGAAAAAAAGTAATGCATCTATAGTTAAGTTCTTATCTAAGTCATTATCCATTGAAGAACCTCAAGAAATTTCAAATATTATTAAAAAAGAACCTGATGTGGAATTTGCAGAAGAAGTTTGTGAAGAACCTATCGTTAAAAATGTTGTTGAAGAAGATATTGTTAAAGAAAATTATAATAAAAATGAATTAATTTCTAATGATTTAAAAAAGACATATGAAGTTAAGAATGAATATAAAAGAATTAGTTATGATGATATTAACAATGCACTTGAGGATACTGATATAAATGATTTTAATGAAGTTTCTGAGGAACTTAAGCGAAAAAAGGATTTACTTCAAAAAACATTAGATGATTTTAAAGTAAAAGCTGAAATTAAAAATGTTCAAAAAGGACCTGCAGTAACTAGATATGAGATAGAACCACACAAAGGTGTGAAAGTTAGTAAGATATTGAATTTATCAGATGATATAGCACTAGCACTTGCTACTAGTGGAATAAGAATTGAAGCTCCTATACCTGGGAAATCCCTTGTAGGAATTGAAGTTCCAAATGATGTTGTTTCTATGATAAAATTAAAAGAGATCATAAATTCTGAAGAATTCGACTCTTCTAAACTTAAAATTAGCATTGGACTTGGTAAGGATATAAGTGGTAAAAGTATTGTTGCAGATCTTGCGACTATGCCCCACTTACTAATTGCTGGTGCAACTGGTTCAGGTAAATCAGTTTGTATAAATACAATTTTGATAAGTATATTATGTAAGTATCTTCCTGATCAAGTCAAAATTATACTTATTGACCCTAAGGTTGTTGAACTTAATGTTTATAATGGAATTCCTCATCTATTGATTCCAGTTGTAACAGATCCTAAAAAAGCATCTCACGCTTTAAATTGGGCAATAAGTGAGATGACAAGTAGATATAATAAATTTGCTGAAAAAGGGGTTAGAAATATAGATAGCTACAATGAGTTATATAATAATGGAGAAATTGATGAGAAAATACCGTACATAGTTATTGTAATTGATGAGCTTGCTGACCTTATGATGGTTTGTCATAATGAGGTTGAAGATGCTATAGCTCGACTTGCACAAATGGCTCGTGCTGCAGGAATGCATCTGGTAATAGCGACTCAAAGACCATCTGTTGATGTTATTACTGGTGTTATAAAAGCTAATATACCTTCTAGGATATCATTTTCTGTTTCGAGTTCTATAGATTCACGTACAATTTTAGATCAATCTGGAGCTGAAAAATTATTAGGGCGTGGAGATATGTTGTTTTATCCTATGGGTTATTTGAAACCTCAACGTATACAGGGTGCGTTTATCTCAGAGTCTGAAGTTGAAAAATTTGTAAATAGCATAAAGAACAACTATGAATCAAAAGTTGAGTATAATGAAGAAATTATTGAGCATATAAACAATGCAACTTCAAAAGTTGAGCTTGGAAGTTTTAAAGGAGATGAGTTGTTAGAAGAAGCTATAAAGATAGTTGTACAATCTAATAATACAAGCACCTCATTTATTCAGAGAAAACTTAAAATTGGATATAATAGAGCAGCAAATTTAATGGAAGAAATTGAAGCTAGGGGTATTATTGGAATAGGTTCATCTGGTAAAAAGGAAGTTTTAGTTAGAGAAGAAGATTTATTTTAAATTATTTTTTATGAGTGAGGAAGTAGAATTGAAAAATTTAAAATTAGGTGTTATAAGTCTTGGATGTGATAAAAATACTATTGATACAGAAATGTTTTTAGGAACTTTAGTTGATAAATTTGAAATTACATTAAATGAAGAAGCGGCAGATATTTTAATAATAAATACATGTTCATTTATTGAGTCTGCAAAACAGGAGTCTATAGATACTATACTTGAGGCTGTTAAGTATAAATCTAAAAATTTAAAAGTATTAGTGGTTACTGGATGTTTATCAAAAAGGTATGGTAAGGAGTTATTTGAAGAAATTCCAGAGATAGACATACTCCTAGGAGTTATGAATTATGATAACATTCTTAAATACATAGAAGATTTTATAAAAACTGGTAAAAGAATTATTGATAATGAAAATAAAGAAAATATAATATTTGAATCAAATAGAATTTTAACAACCCCTAAGCATTATGCCTATCTCAAAATATCCGAGGGAT from Candidatus Arthromitus sp. SFB-mouse-Japan harbors:
- a CDS encoding ClpP family protease, producing MFYDMPSIYKNAFQFLSATGQLGDGKDQKSDPTETAKNIKDFGMIEVVNSQDPANYIQTINIIGQIEGHGVASPQTKSTKYEHVIPQLIAMEQNPNVRGVLITLNTLGGDVEAGLAIAEMINSLSMPTVSLVLGGSHSIGVPLATASDYAFITPSATMILHPIRMNGLIIGVPQTFDYFKKMQERINDFIVRTSSIKNDILDKLLQQTGDLLNDMGTILIGQEAVDVGLIEEVGGITDALKKLNSMIKDRENEKENKASEENKKDK
- a CDS encoding FtsK/SpoIIIE family DNA translocase, which encodes MSKISNVDKKKEIIGVILILIALLLLIGFYSNTDAFLLVFIRNLVNNGIGVGGYVLPIIVGFIGIGLITKKKISNLNKKFYALISFLIMIYLIISLVTLDKFNGKTYLSTLQAVMSSTSNFHGGVLGITVMRLFKSFIGFAGSLALLITILVISIILIFDKSLYDIAQIIKKKINRISNKRDDINSKSKLDNLTNTKNNDINFNKKKKSNASIVKFLSKSLSIEEPQEISNIIKKEPDVEFAEEVCEEPIVKNVVEEDIVKENYNKNELISNDLKKTYEVKNEYKRISYDDINNALEDTDINDFNEVSEELKRKKDLLQKTLDDFKVKAEIKNVQKGPAVTRYEIEPHKGVKVSKILNLSDDIALALATSGIRIEAPIPGKSLVGIEVPNDVVSMIKLKEIINSEEFDSSKLKISIGLGKDISGKSIVADLATMPHLLIAGATGSGKSVCINTILISILCKYLPDQVKIILIDPKVVELNVYNGIPHLLIPVVTDPKKASHALNWAISEMTSRYNKFAEKGVRNIDSYNELYNNGEIDEKIPYIVIVIDELADLMMVCHNEVEDAIARLAQMARAAGMHLVIATQRPSVDVITGVIKANIPSRISFSVSSSIDSRTILDQSGAEKLLGRGDMLFYPMGYLKPQRIQGAFISESEVEKFVNSIKNNYESKVEYNEEIIEHINNATSKVELGSFKGDELLEEAIKIVVQSNNTSTSFIQRKLKIGYNRAANLMEEIEARGIIGIGSSGKKEVLVREEDLF